Part of the Terriglobales bacterium genome is shown below.
CGCCACGGCGAGCAAAGACAGGCCGGAGCCGGTGGTGGGCCTGGAAGGCGTGCGACGGGCGCGCGCCGCCACCCGGAAGCCGCTGGTGGCGATCGGCGGCATCACGCGTGCCAACTGCCGCGGGGTGATCGAAGCCGGCGCGGACGCGGTGGCGGTGATCAGCGATCTGCGCGTGAAGCCGCGCGCAGCGGTCGAGGAGTTCCTACAGATCCTGCAGCAATAAGGATGCCATGAGCACAGACGCGGCAACGGACGCGAGACTGCGGAACGGCGAAGACATCCACGACGCCGGGCTGGTGAAGGGCCTCGGGCTGACGAGCGCGACCACGCTGGTGATGGGCTCGATGATCGGGTCAGGCGTGTTCATCGTGGCGGCCGACATCGCGCGCACCACCGGCTCGCCCGCGCTGCTGATCGCGGCCTGGGTGGTGACCGGCTTCATGACGGTGAGCGCCGCGCTGGCCTATGGCGAGCTGGCGGCGATGATGCCGCACGCCGGCGGGCAGTACATCTACCTGCGCGAGTCGCTGGGGCCGCTGTGGGGGTTCCTCTACGGCTGGACCTTCTTTCTCGTGATCCAGACCGGGACGATCGCGGCCGTCGGCGTGGCGTTCGGAAAGTTCCTGGGACACTTCTTCCCCGCGGTCTCGTCCACCAACTGGATCCTGGGATTGCACTGGAAGGCGCCGAAGATCCTGCTCGGACCGGTGGAGCTCGGCGGCATGGACGTGGGGCTGAACACCGCGAACCTGGTCGGCATCCTGACCATCGTCATCCTGACGGTGGTCAACCTGTTCGGCATCCGGACGGGCGCGCTGGTGCAGAACGTCTTCACCTTCGCCAAGACAGCGGCCCTGGTTGGACTAGTGCTGCTGGGCGCCTTTGTCGGCGCGAACTCGCAGGCCATCGCGGCGAACTTTGTTAACGGCGCATTCTGGAAGAACTTCTCGTGGGACGCCACCTTTCCCGTCTCCGTCGGGGCCAGCGGAACCACGGCATTCGTGGGCGTGCTGACCGTGATCGCGGTGGCGCAGGTGGGCTCGCTGTTCTCTTCCGACGCGTGGAACAACGTGACTTTTACCGCTGGCGAGATGAAGAATCCGAAGCGCAACCTGCCGCTGGCCCTGGCGGTGGGCACCAGCGCCGTCATCCTCCTCTATATCGCGGTGAACTACATCTACCTGCGGGTGCTGCCGCTGGCGGGCAGCCCGGCCGCGATCGACCTGCTGGGGAAGGGCATCCAGTTCGCGCCGGAAGACCGGGTGGCGACCGCCGCGATGCAGGTGATGTTCGGTGCGGTAGGCGCGAGCCTGATGGCCGCCGCCATCCTGGTCTCCACCTTCGGCTGCAACAACGGTCTGATCCTCTCTGGCGCACGCGTGTACTACGCCATGGCCAAGGACGGGCTGTTCTTCAAGAGCGTGGGGAAACTGCATCCGGCGTACAAGACGCCCTACGTCTCGCTCGGCGTGCAGGCGGTGTGGACGTGCATCCTGTGCCTTTCGGGCACGTACGGCCAGTTGCTGGACTACATCATCTTCGCGGTGCTGGTGTTCTACATCCTCACCATCGTCGGGTTGTTCGTGCTGCGCGTGAAGCAGCCGAACGCGGAGCGTCCGTACAAGGCGTTCGGGTACCCGGTGCTGCCGGCCATCTACATCGCGATGGCGCTGTTCGTGGACGTGGTGCTGCTGCTCTACAAGCCGCAGTACACGTGGCCGGGACTTGCCATCGTGCTGCTGGGGATTCCTGTATATTTCCTGTGGTCTCGCAGTTCCGCTGCCCGGACCGGAGCCCGGGCCTAATCCGGAGAAATCATGGCTGATATCTTCAAACGAAAGTCGCTGGACATGCTGATGGCGGAAGCCTCAGACACCAGTGAGCATGGACTGAAGCGGGCGCTCGGTCCGGTGAACCTGGTGACGCTGGGCATCGGCGCCATCATCGGGGCGGGGATCTTCGTGCTCACCGGTTCGGCGGCGTCGCTGTACGCCGGTCCGGCGATCGTCCTGTCGTACGTGTTGGCGGGCATCGGCTGCGTGTTCGCGGGCCTGTGCTACGCGGAGTTCGCCTCGATGATCCCGATCGCGGGCTCGGCCTACACCTACGGCTACGCCACGCTGGGCGAGCTGGTGGCATGGATCATCGGGTGGGACCTGATCCTGGAGTACGCGTTCGGCGCGGCGACGGTCGCTTCCGGATGGAGCTCCACGCTGGTCGCCTTCCTGCAGGATTACGGCATCAACCTGCCGCCGCAGATCTGCGACGTGCCGGGCGCGAAGTGGGCGATGGTCGACGGGCGCTGGGGCCCGGTGGGCTCCTTCAGCATGGAGGAGCTGGCGCGGGCGACGCAGCACACCACCACGGTCTTCAACCTGGTGGCGTTCCTGGCCATCATCGCGGTCACCATCATCCTGATCGTGGGCATCAAGGAATCGGCGAACTTCAACACCGCCATCGTGTTCGTGAAGCTGATCGCGGTGCTCACCTTCATCGTGGTCGCCGGCATGTACGTGATCCAGCACATGGACGTGGCGAAGCAGAACTGGAGCGTGTTCCTGCCCACGAACAGCGGGACGTTCGGGCACTACGGGTGGTCGGGCGTCTTGCGCGGGGCGGGCGTGGTGTTCTTCGCGTACATCGGGTTCGACGCGGTCTCGACGGCGGCGCAGGAAGCCAAGAACCCGCAAAAGGACATGCCCATCGGCATCCTCGGGTCCCTGGTGGTCTGCACCGTGCTTTACATCCTGGTCTCGGGCCTGCTGACGGCGACCGTGCACTACTCGCGCCTGAACATCGGCGCGCCGGTCTCGCTGGCGATGCGCGAGACGGGCGTGCACTGGGGCAGCTACGTGGTGAACGCGGGCGCCCTCGCGGGGCTCAGCACGGTGATGCTGGTGATGCTGCTCGGCCAGTCGCGCGTCTTCTACTCCATGGCGCACGACGGGCTGCTGTGGAAGTGGGCGGGCGACATCCACCCGAAGTTCCGCACGCCGTGGAAGTCGACGGCGATCGTTGGGGTATGCGTAGCCATCATCGGCTCGCTGGTGCCGATCGGCGACCTCGGCCAGATGGTCTCCATCGGCACGCTGATGGCGTTCGTGATCGTATGCGCGGGCGTGTGGGTGATGCGCGTGAAGCGCCCGGAGGTCCACCGGCCGTTCAAGACGCCGTGGGTGCCGTTCGTGCCCATCATGGGCATCCTGATCTCGCTGGCGATGATGCTGGGCCTCAACGGCGTGACGTGGCTGCGGCTGCTGATCTGGCTGGCCATCGGACTCGCCATCTACTTCCTCTACGGCGTAAAGCACAGCAAGGTGCAGCGCGGGGAAGTGGTGCACGTGGAGAACCCGCCGTCGGGCGACACCTACACGGCGTCGACGCGGAAGAAGTAGCGACGCTGCTCGGACGGCCCGGAGCTTCGGCTCCGGGCCTTTTGCGTTTAGAATCCGCGGCAGGTGAAGCCCATCCTGAAGCCGCTGCGGAACCTGAGGCTCGTGCTGATGTTCCTGGTCTTTCTCGGGATCGTCGGCGTGGTCGGATTTCGCCTGATCGAGGGCTGGCCATGGCTGGACTGCGTGTACATGGTCGTGACCACGTTTGCGACCGTGGGCTACATGGAAGTGCATCCGCTCTCGCATGCCGGGCGCATCTTTAACGTCTTCCTCATCGTGGGCGGCGTGGGCACGGTATTCCTGGCGATCGGGGCCCTGACGCAGGCTTTGCTAGAATTCGAGCTCGGCAAGATCTTCGGGCAGAGGCGCATGGAGCGCGACATCGAAAAGCTCAGTGGGCACTACATCATCTGCGGCGCGGGACGCGTGGGCCGCAGCGTGGCGCGCGAGTTGGCGCGCAAGCCGGCGCCGTTCGTGGTGATCGAGACGAGCGAGGCCCGCCGCGACAAGCTGCCCGAGGACTGGCTGGTGGTGGTGGGCGACGCCACCCAGGAAGCCACGCTGCGCGCGGTGCACATCGAGCGCGCGGTCGGGCTGGTGGCGGCCACGACCACCGACGCCACCAACATCTACATCGTCCTGACGGCGCGGGGACTGGCGCCGCGGCTGCGCATCATCGCGCGCGCCAGCGAAGAAGACGCGGAGAAGCACCTGCGCACCGCGGGCGCCGACAGCATCATCTCGCCGTACTCGTTCGCCGGGCACCGCATCGCGCAGCAGTTCCTGCGGCCCAAGGTGCTCGACTTCCTCGACCTCGCCACGCTCGACCCCAACGTGGACCTGGAGATCGAGGAGATCCAGGTCGCGCCGGCCTCGCAGCTGGCGGGCGTCACCATCGGGGAGTCGCACATCCACCAGCAGCTCGGGGTGATCGTGCTGGCCATCAAGCGCGACGGCCAGACGATGAAGTTCAACCCGGCGGCCGGCGACGTGATCCGCCCCAACGACTTCCTGATCGCCATCGGGGAATCGAAGAGCCTGCGCAAGCTGGAGCAGAGCGCCGCGGCCGCGGCGACCCGCTAAGGCCAAAATGAAGATCGTCACTGCCGCCGAGATGCGTGAGATCGACCGCGCAACCAGCGAGCGCTTCGGCGTGGCCTCGAGCACGCTGATGGAGAACGCCGGCGCGGCGGTCGCCGACGTCGCGCTCGCGCGCTGGCCGGAGGCGCGGCGCGTGGTCGTCGTCTGCGGAAAAGGGAACAACGGCGGCGACGGGTTCGTCGCCGCGCGGAAGCTCTCGCAGGCCGGCAAGCAGGTGGGGGTGGCGCTGCTCGCAGCCGCGAGCGAGCTGAAAGGCGACGCGGCGCAGATGTTCGAGCAATTGCCGATGGAGTCGACCGAGCTCACCTCCGGGGGCGAACTGCGCGAGGCGGTGGAGGAGGGGCTGTTCGATTGCGATTTGATCGTCGACGCGCTCCTGGGAACCGGAGTGAAGCCGCCGGTCACCGGGCTCTACGCCGAGGCCATCACGGCGATGAACGCGGCGAAGGCGCCGGTGCTGGCGGTGGACATCCCCTCGGGCGCGGACAGCGACGCGACCGGCAAGCCGAGCGGCGCGGTGGCGCGCGCGAACGCGGTCGTGACCTTTACCGCGCCCAAGCCGGCGCACCTGTTCGCGCGACTGACCGACGGGCCCACGTTCGTGGCGCCCATCGGGTCGCCCGCGGAGGCGATCGAGTCGAAGCTGGGGCTGAACCTCATCACAGCCGCGGATTTCGCGGGTTTGCTGGCGCCGCGACGGGCCGACGCGCACAAGGGCGATTTTGGCCACGTGCTGGTCCTCGGCGGGTCCGCCGGCAAGGCGGGCGCGGCGGCGATGGCGGGCATGGGCGCGCTGCGCGCCGGCGCGGGGCTGGTCACGGTCGCGACCCCGCGGTCGGTGCAGAAGCTGGCTGCCAGCTTTGCGCCCGAGCTGATGACCGAAGGGCTGGAAGAGACGGAGGCGGGCGGCGTCTCGCTCAAAGCGATGGAATACGGCCGGATGGAGAAGTTGTGCGCCGGCAAGAGCGTGCTCGCCATCGGGCCGGGGCTCGGGCAGGACGCCGAGACAGTGGAGTTCGTGCGCGCGCTGGTGAAGCAGGCGAAGCAGCCGGTGGTGCTCGACGCCGACGGCCTGAACGCCTTCGCGGGCACGGCACAGTTGCTCGACGGCAGCCGACGGCCGCTGGTGCTGACGCCGCATCCGGGAGAGTTCGCGCGGCTCACCGGAAAAGACATGGCGGCGATCGCGGCGGATCCGGTCGGGCTGGCGTTGAGCTTTGCCAAAGAGCATCGCTGCACGCTGGTGCTGAAAGGTCACCGCACCATCGTGGCGACGCCGGAGCACGGAGTCTGGGTGAACGCGACCGGGAACCCGGGGATGGCGAAGGGCGGCAGCGGCGACGTGCTCACAGGAATGATCGCGGGCATCTCTTCGGGCGCGAAGCAATGCTCGGGCGAGACCGCGGGCGCGGCGGTGTACCTGCACGGGCTTGCCGGCGACCTGGCGCGCGCGGCCGACAGCGAGCCCTCGATGGTAGCCACCGACATCCTGGGCGAGATCGGCGACGCGTTCCGCGTCGCGGCCGAAACTGTGCACCACGAAACCGTGGTGATCAATCCCTGATGCCGACGAAGGAATTCACCACGCACTCACCGGAGGAAACGGTCGCGCTCGGGCGGAAGCTCGCGCGCGAGCTCGCGCCGCCGAAGCTCGTCGTCCTGACCGGCGACCTTGGAGCAGGGAAGACGACGCTCATCAAGGGGATCGCGGAAGGCTTTGGGGCAGCGAAGCAGGAAGACGTGACCAGCCCGACGTTCACGCTCATCCATGAGTACCGCGGCCAGGGCGCCGACGTCTTCCACATCGACCTGTATCGCGTGGACACGCCGCGCGAGCTGGAGACGCTCGGCCTCGACGACCTGCGGAGCGATCGCAGCGTCCTCCTGATGGAGTGGGGAGAGAAGTTCGCGCGGTTCAAGAAGGAGCGGGACGCGGAGATTCGTTTCGAACGGCGCTCCGAATCGGAGCGACGGATCGTGCTGATCCAAGGGGCCGCGGCGAGCAGCTAGCGGCGTGCCGCCGGCCGGCGACGGTACCGGCCAAGCCACCCACGTCAAAATCCCATGATGTTGTACCCGCAATCGACGTAGAGCACCTCGCCGGTGATGCCACTGCCGCCGTCGGAGGAGAGGAAGACGGCGGTGTCGGCGACCTCGTTGACGTCGACGTTGCGCTTGAGCGGCGCGCGCTCGGCGTGGGACTTGAGCATGTCGCCCAGGCCGGAGATGCCGCGCGCGGCCAGCGTCTTGATGGGGCCGGCGGAGATGGCGTTGACGCGGATCTTCTGCGGGCCGAGGTCGTTCGCCAGGTAGCGCACCGAAGCTTCAAGTGCTGCTTTAGCTATTCCCATCACGTTATAGTGGGGAACGACTTTCTCGGCGCCGTAATAAGTAAGGGTGACGACCGAGCCGCCGTCGGTCATGAGCGGCTGGGCGTGGCGCGCGACCGCGATAAGCGAGTAGCAGCTGACGTCGAGCGCGACGCGGAAGCCCTCGCGCGTGGTCATGACGAAATCGTTCTTCAGCTCGTCGGCGGGAGCGTAGGCGACGCTGTGGATGACGGTGTGCAGCTTGCCGTAGCGGGTCTGCAGGCGCTCGAACAGGCCGGCGAGCTCCTGGTCGCTGGCGACGTCGCACTGGAAGGCCTCAGCGCCGGGGAGCGACTGGATGAGGTCGTGGGCCTCTTCCTTCAGGCGCTCGTTCTGGTAGGTGATGGCGAGCTGCGCGCCGGCTTCCTGCAGCCGCTGCGCGATGGCCCAGGCGATGGAGCGCTTGTTGGCGACGCCGAACACGACCGCGGCACGCCCTTCCATGGGTTTCGTCATGAGTCCCCCCGAAACGAGACAGGATAACAGCGGACTGCCGGATTGCCGAAGTGCGGAACTGCGGAATCTGAAACCGGTCAACGCTCCGCGTCGTGTTCTGGATTCGCCGGCACCGACTCGCCGTGCGCCGGCGCCGCGCCCATCTCGAGCGGATAGGAGCCTTCGGCGGCCACCGGCTCCGGCTGGAGATATTTTTCCGGCGGGGCGACGGGCCAGATGGCCGCGAGCGTCGCCAGCAGGTAGAGCGCGCCGACCATGAAGAAGCCGTAGGTGAGCGAGGTCTTGTGCGCGGTCACGCCGACCATGTACCCGACGCCGATCTGCAACGCCGTTCCAGCGAAGTAGAACAGGTTCTGCACGCGCCCCATGAAGTGCTTGGGGACGATCTCCATCATGGTGCTGGAGATGCCGATGCCGCCGACGCCGCGCGCCGAGCCCATGACGGCGTAGATCAGGACGGCGAGCGCGAGCCAGCGCGAGACCGGCAGCACGAACAGGCTGAGCGCGAGCAGCGCCATGGACATCGCGACCGAGTGGCGCGAGCCCATGCGCTTGATGAGCGCGGGCGCGTAGAGCGCGCTGAGGAAGGCGCCGATGCCCCAGCCGGCGTTGAGCCAGCCATATCCGATGGCGCCGGCGTGCAGGATGCGGTCGGAGAACGGGGCGGTGATCACGCCCTGCGTCAGCATGGCGCCGATGAACAGCGCCCACGCCGCGCCCAGCAGGATGACGTACGGCTTGCCGCGGACGTAGCCGATGCCCTCCCGCAGCTCGTGGAAGTAGCGCGCGACCGTGCCCTCAGGCTTCGGCCCGCTGTCGTGCGGCTTCACCACCTGCCGGCCCTTGCGCACGAACAGGTAGCAGAGGAACGAGATGAGGTAGGTCGCGAAGTCGATGACGAGCACGCCGCCCAAGCCGATGCGGTCGTAGACGAACCCGACGATCGAGCCGGCGATGAGCCACCCGCCCTGCACGCCCGCCAACAGGAAGGTGTTGGCGTGGACGAACTCCGACTCGGGCGTGAGCTCCTGGATGAGCGCGGTGATAGTGGGCCAGAACATCCAGAAGCCGGCGGCGACGAACACCGTCATGAGGTACAGCAGCCAGGTCTTGGCCTCGCCGCGCAGGGCAAGCGCGGCGACGACGGCCACCACGACGGCGCGGCCGGCGTCGAGCATCATCACCAGGTGGCGGCGGTCTTCGCGGTCGATGATCACGCCGGTGAAGGGCAGCATCAGCATGCCGGGCAGCGTGCCGAGCACGGCAAGCGTGCCGAGGGCGATCTCGGAGTGCGTCCGCTGCAGGATGGACCAGGTGACGGCGGCGGTGTTCATCCCGCTGCCGAGCATCGAGATGATGTTCGCCGCGAACACGAAGCGCAGCCCGCGTTGCTGGAGGATGTTGCGCATGACCCGGTGCGACCAATCTATCGTGGGCCCGCGGCTTTTGGCGATGGCCGCCAGGACGAGGGGAGTACCGCCTATAATCGAGGACGCCTCGCCAGGAGGACTGACTGCGAGCCAGAACCTTGGGCGCCACAGGCGCCACATTCGGGCTGTGCGCCGGCATGCTGTTGGCCGCGGCGCCCGCGCCGGACTCCCGCACGCTGGAGGCCGTCTACCTGGACGGCGCGGCCGCGCGCCTCGTGCTGGCGGACGCGCCCAAGCCGGTGACCGTGGGACCGTGGCGACTGGGGCCGCGCGTCACCGACACCAAGCCGCGCGATAAGCGGCTCAACCTGTACCTGGTCGCGCCCGGAACCCAATACCACCTCGAGGGCAGCGAGGACTACGACCACAACGCCATCATCAACGCGCTGCCCGCGCCGGGGAAGTCGCGCGAGTACGACGTCTACTGGGCGCTGGTGCTCGACCCCAAGCTGAAGACCGACTTCCGCAACGAACGCGACCTGCTGTTGGCGGCTCAAGCCACCTTCGTGCCCGGCGACCTGTTCGAGTTCGAGGACATCCCGGCGGACTCCCTGATGCGCACCTACCTGAAGGTGGACTCGCTGGAAGACCTGGCCAAGTTCCGGATGCGCGACGGCACGCTGCCGCGGGTGATCATCGTGCCGGCGGGGTTCGCCATCACGGCGTCGGCGCCGGAGGATCTGTGATTTGTGATTGGTAATCTGTAATTTGTAATTTGGAATTGGTCGAACCGAGTTTCCCAATTACAAATTACAAATTGCAGATCACAGATCAAACCGAAGTGGCTTCTTTCCTGCGCTCGCTGGTGCTCACGGTGAAGCCGGAGGTGGTCGCGGCTGCGGGCGTCTCGGCGGAGGCGCGCCGCGTGGTCGAGGAAGCGCAGCGCGCGAACGGCGCCGGCAAGCTGGTCGCACTGGCGGACGGGCAGCCGGTCCGCGGACGCATCGACATGCTGCTGTGCGCCGCCGGCCACGAGGCCAAGCTGCGGGCCGCGCTGCCACAGGTCTCCGAGCACGGCGTCGTCCTGCTGCACGACCGCGAGGCCGCCCTGGCGCTGGAGCGCGAAGGACTGCTTTCGGTGGTGCTTCTCCCGACCAGCCAGCCGCTGGTCCTGGCGCAAAGGAAAAAGCCGGGAGCACCGGCCTCTGGCCGGCAGGAGTGAGGGCGTCCCGCCCTCACGGAGGCGTGGAGGCCTCCGCGCCAGCCGACCTGGAGGTCAGCGCTCCTTCTATTCTTGCCTTCCGGTGAGGAAGGGAAGTACGATGCGCGCGTCTTCGCACGTCCCCAGGCACATCCCTGCTGCAACCCCCGGCAGCCAGGGCCACGGAGGTCGCATATGCGCACCCGACGCTGGCTCGCAGGCGTAGCTGTCCTGCTGCTCGCGTGTGTCGCCGCCTCGCCGCGCGCGGCCGCACAGCTCACCGCCATCAACATCACCGCCGGCTCGCCCGCCGACCTGGAGTTGCAGGCCATCGGGAAAGAGACCGACGCCGCCAAGCAGAAGGCGATGTACACCGAGTTCGTCGGCAAGTACGCCTCCGACCCGATGGCGGCGGCGTACGGCTACTCGCAGCTTGCGCAACTGGCCGCCGCCGGCGGCGACAACAAGGCGGCGCTGGCCTTCGGCGACCAGGCGCTCGCGGCCGTGCCCGGCAACCTCGACCTCTACGTCTCGCAGGTGACCTTCGCGCAGAACGCCGCGCTGAACGACAAGGTGTTCGACTACGCCGCGCGCGGCGGCAAGCTGGTGAAGAGCATCGCCGACGCAAAGAAGCCCGAGGGCATGAGCGACGACGACTTCGCCAACCAGAAGGAGCAGATGAAGCAGTCGGCGGCGCCGGCCTACGAGTTCCTGGAGAACGCGGCTTACGCGGCGGTCGCGCGCGAGAAGGACCCGAAGCAGCGGCTGGCGTACGTGCAGGCGTTCAACGAGTCGTTCGTGGAGTCGAAGTACGAGGGCCAGCTCTCGCAGGTGGCGATCTGGACGCTGCAGCAGCTCAACGACGCCGCCGGCGCGGTGGCGTACGGCGAAATGGTGCTGGCGCAGAAGCCGGACGAGCTGCCAGTGCTGGTGATGATGGCCGACATCTACGCCGATGAGCCCAAGGGCGCGAACCTCGCCAAGGCGGTGCAGTACGCCCAGCACGCCGTCGAGGTGGCGAAGCCGGAGGCGCCGGACGCGGACGACGCGCGCAAGCTCTCGGCCGCGATCGCCCGCTCGGCGCTGGGCCGCGCCCTGATGAAGCAGAACAAGATGGCCGCCGCCGCCGAGCAGTTGAAGCTGGCGGCGCCCGCGCTCAAGTCGAACGCGCAAGCCTACTCGACCGTGCTGTTCTACCTGGCCAACGCGTACTCGCTGCAGAAACAGTACGCGCAGGCGAAGGCGGTGCTGACCGAGGCCGTCGCCGTGCAAGGCCCGTACCAGCAGCAGGCCCGGGGGCTCCTCACCAAGGTGAATGCCGAGATAGCCAAAGGGCGCTAGGAGACGACGACGGATGGCGACACCCGGAGCGGCAGCGCAACAGGTTCACGAATCCGCGATCGAGATCACGCGCGGCAACTTCAAGCTCGCAGCCGAGCGGCTCGGGCTCGACAAGGACATGCAGTTGCTCCTCTCGACGCCGTTCCGCGAGTTGCGCGTCGAGATCCCGGTGCGCATGGACGACGGGCGGTTGCAGGTGTTCATCGGCTACCGCGTGCAGCACAACGGCGTGCGCGGCCCGGCGAAGGGCGGCATCCGCTACCACCCCAACGTCGATCTCGACGAGGTGCGCGCACTGGCGGCGGCGATGACGTGGAAGACCGCGGTGGCGAACATCCCCTTCGGCGGGGCGAAGGGCGGCGTGACCTGCGACCCGAGCCAGATGTCGCAGAAGGAACTGGAGAAGATGACGCGCAAGTTCACCTCGCGCATCCACCTCATCCTCGGGCCCTATCGCGACGTGCCCGCGCCCGACGTGAACACCAACGCGCAGACGATGACGTGGCTGTTCGACGAGTACTCTTCGGCGCACGGCTACACGCCGGCGTGCTGCACCGGCAAGCCGGTGGACCTGGGCGGCTCGCTCGGGCGCGAGCAGGCCACCGGCCGCGGCGTCTCGTTCATGGTGCGCGAGGCGGCGAAGGACCTGGGGCTCGAGTTGGGCAAGCTGCGCGTCTGCGTGCAGGGCTTCGGCAACGTGGGCTCGAACGCGGCGCTGCTGATCGAGCGACTGGGCTGCAAGATCGTGGGTCTCAGCGACGTGAAGGGCGGCGTCTACAGCGCGAAAGGCCTGCCGGTCGAGGAGGTCCTCGTCCACCTGAAGAAGACCGGGTCGGTGGTGGGATTCCCGGGCGGCGAGAGCTTGACCAACGAAGAGCTGCTGGAAGCCGACTGCGACGTGCTGGTTCCCGCGGCGCTGGAATGCGTGCTGCACGGCGGCAACGCCGCGCGGGTGAAGGCCAGGCTGATCGTGGAAGGCGCGAACCTGCCGACCACGCCCTCGGCCGACGAGATCCTCCACAGCAAGGGCGTGATGGTCGTGCCCGACATCCTGGCGAACGCCGGCGGCGTGACCTGCTCGTACTTCGAGTGGGCGCAGAACCTGCAGCAGGTCTTCTGGGAAGAGGCGCACGTCAACAGCGAGCTCGACAAGATCATGGGGAAGGCCTACCGCACGGTGGCCGACCGCGCGAAGTCGGAGAAGGTGCAGCTGCGGACGGCGGCGTACGAGGTCGCGATCGAGCGCGTGGCGCGCGCCGAGAAGCTGCGCGGCACGTAAAGCCTGATATCCTGAACGCGATGGCGGACCGAAGCATGAACGAGCGCGAGCTGCGGAGCGCGCTGGCGCGCGAAGAGCGCGACGCGGAGCGCCTGTTCGGGCGCACGCGCGAGACCAGCCTGCTGCTCGCCGAGGCGGTGCACAAGTCGCGGACCAACCGCCGCAAACTGCGCAGCGTGTGGCGCGACATCGCCGCGCTGCTGCGCATGCTGCGCGCTTGGAAAGACAAGACCTACACCCGGCTGCCGAAGAAGACCATCGTGGCGGCGCTCGCCGCCCTGCTTTACCTCGTGAACCCGATGGACCTGCTGCCCGACGTGCTGCCGCTCATCGGCTTCATCGACGACGCCGCGGTCATCGGGCTGGTGATGGCCGCCATCCGCGACGATCTCGAAGCCTTCCAGGAGTGGGAAGGCACCATCGAGATGTAGTTACAGGCCGATCTTCGCGGTCTTCCGCAACTCACCCAGCTTCGCGCGATAGTCCTTCGCCTTC
Proteins encoded:
- a CDS encoding amino acid permease, with protein sequence MADIFKRKSLDMLMAEASDTSEHGLKRALGPVNLVTLGIGAIIGAGIFVLTGSAASLYAGPAIVLSYVLAGIGCVFAGLCYAEFASMIPIAGSAYTYGYATLGELVAWIIGWDLILEYAFGAATVASGWSSTLVAFLQDYGINLPPQICDVPGAKWAMVDGRWGPVGSFSMEELARATQHTTTVFNLVAFLAIIAVTIILIVGIKESANFNTAIVFVKLIAVLTFIVVAGMYVIQHMDVAKQNWSVFLPTNSGTFGHYGWSGVLRGAGVVFFAYIGFDAVSTAAQEAKNPQKDMPIGILGSLVVCTVLYILVSGLLTATVHYSRLNIGAPVSLAMRETGVHWGSYVVNAGALAGLSTVMLVMLLGQSRVFYSMAHDGLLWKWAGDIHPKFRTPWKSTAIVGVCVAIIGSLVPIGDLGQMVSIGTLMAFVIVCAGVWVMRVKRPEVHRPFKTPWVPFVPIMGILISLAMMLGLNGVTWLRLLIWLAIGLAIYFLYGVKHSKVQRGEVVHVENPPSGDTYTASTRKK
- a CDS encoding enoyl-ACP reductase translates to MTKPMEGRAAVVFGVANKRSIAWAIAQRLQEAGAQLAITYQNERLKEEAHDLIQSLPGAEAFQCDVASDQELAGLFERLQTRYGKLHTVIHSVAYAPADELKNDFVMTTREGFRVALDVSCYSLIAVARHAQPLMTDGGSVVTLTYYGAEKVVPHYNVMGIAKAALEASVRYLANDLGPQKIRVNAISAGPIKTLAARGISGLGDMLKSHAERAPLKRNVDVNEVADTAVFLSSDGGSGITGEVLYVDCGYNIMGF
- a CDS encoding potassium channel protein; protein product: MKPILKPLRNLRLVLMFLVFLGIVGVVGFRLIEGWPWLDCVYMVVTTFATVGYMEVHPLSHAGRIFNVFLIVGGVGTVFLAIGALTQALLEFELGKIFGQRRMERDIEKLSGHYIICGAGRVGRSVARELARKPAPFVVIETSEARRDKLPEDWLVVVGDATQEATLRAVHIERAVGLVAATTTDATNIYIVLTARGLAPRLRIIARASEEDAEKHLRTAGADSIISPYSFAGHRIAQQFLRPKVLDFLDLATLDPNVDLEIEEIQVAPASQLAGVTIGESHIHQQLGVIVLAIKRDGQTMKFNPAAGDVIRPNDFLIAIGESKSLRKLEQSAAAAATR
- a CDS encoding amino acid permease — its product is MSTDAATDARLRNGEDIHDAGLVKGLGLTSATTLVMGSMIGSGVFIVAADIARTTGSPALLIAAWVVTGFMTVSAALAYGELAAMMPHAGGQYIYLRESLGPLWGFLYGWTFFLVIQTGTIAAVGVAFGKFLGHFFPAVSSTNWILGLHWKAPKILLGPVELGGMDVGLNTANLVGILTIVILTVVNLFGIRTGALVQNVFTFAKTAALVGLVLLGAFVGANSQAIAANFVNGAFWKNFSWDATFPVSVGASGTTAFVGVLTVIAVAQVGSLFSSDAWNNVTFTAGEMKNPKRNLPLALAVGTSAVILLYIAVNYIYLRVLPLAGSPAAIDLLGKGIQFAPEDRVATAAMQVMFGAVGASLMAAAILVSTFGCNNGLILSGARVYYAMAKDGLFFKSVGKLHPAYKTPYVSLGVQAVWTCILCLSGTYGQLLDYIIFAVLVFYILTIVGLFVLRVKQPNAERPYKAFGYPVLPAIYIAMALFVDVVLLLYKPQYTWPGLAIVLLGIPVYFLWSRSSAARTGARA
- a CDS encoding NAD(P)H-hydrate dehydratase, with product MKIVTAAEMREIDRATSERFGVASSTLMENAGAAVADVALARWPEARRVVVVCGKGNNGGDGFVAARKLSQAGKQVGVALLAAASELKGDAAQMFEQLPMESTELTSGGELREAVEEGLFDCDLIVDALLGTGVKPPVTGLYAEAITAMNAAKAPVLAVDIPSGADSDATGKPSGAVARANAVVTFTAPKPAHLFARLTDGPTFVAPIGSPAEAIESKLGLNLITAADFAGLLAPRRADAHKGDFGHVLVLGGSAGKAGAAAMAGMGALRAGAGLVTVATPRSVQKLAASFAPELMTEGLEETEAGGVSLKAMEYGRMEKLCAGKSVLAIGPGLGQDAETVEFVRALVKQAKQPVVLDADGLNAFAGTAQLLDGSRRPLVLTPHPGEFARLTGKDMAAIAADPVGLALSFAKEHRCTLVLKGHRTIVATPEHGVWVNATGNPGMAKGGSGDVLTGMIAGISSGAKQCSGETAGAAVYLHGLAGDLARAADSEPSMVATDILGEIGDAFRVAAETVHHETVVINP
- the tsaE gene encoding tRNA (adenosine(37)-N6)-threonylcarbamoyltransferase complex ATPase subunit type 1 TsaE; its protein translation is MPTKEFTTHSPEETVALGRKLARELAPPKLVVLTGDLGAGKTTLIKGIAEGFGAAKQEDVTSPTFTLIHEYRGQGADVFHIDLYRVDTPRELETLGLDDLRSDRSVLLMEWGEKFARFKKERDAEIRFERRSESERRIVLIQGAAASS